The Arachis ipaensis cultivar K30076 chromosome B10, Araip1.1, whole genome shotgun sequence DNA window caaAATCANNNNNNNNNNNNNNNNNNNNNNNNNNNNNNNNNNNNNNNNNNNNNNNNNNNNNNNNNNNNNNNNAACCCGAATAAGCGCCAGCACCCGCGCCCTTCCTTTTCAGGTACTTCAAATTAAAAATTGCATATAATCTCCTTTTATCTTTTAACATTACCCTAAATTCATCTGCAGCCACTCTCATTCTTCTTTTCTCCCACATTTGAACCCTAGCAGAGAGCATACTACCCTAGCCAGTAGCCACCGACGGTTAAAAGCTCCTCATTGACCATGGCGGTTCATGGTAGCGGCCAACAGTCCCTTACTCATGGCGGCAACCAGCAACCCCAAGCCTGCTCCCACACCACCATTTTCGATTTTTGCCCGGCTATCACTGTTCGTTACTTCCATTGTCAGACGTCTTCTCCGCCATCGTTAGTGATCTTTTCTACCATCCTCAGTCCTTTTCTCCATGGTTTGCAGGAAAGAAGCTCTCTCTTATTGACTCCGCCACTGTCAGCGGCAGCGCTCATTGTCACTCCGACGAACCCCGCAATAGCTCTTAGGCTCTACACCACCATTTTCCACCGACTCCTCCGTGAGGTCGTTATTGCCGCCAACATTGCTTTCGGTAAATAAACCATAGATCTAACAGAAACTGTGGTTCCCAAAGTTTCTACAAATTCAAGAAATTTTGATCAGTTTTAtcgtttatttattatttttggcgTCAAAGCTCATTCCCACTTCTTTTAAGTTGTTGCATTGTGGAAATTCAGATGTCATTTTTGAGTTTGGGTTTCTGTCTGTGAAAATTTCTTGGGGTTAAAGTGATTGACAATGTTTAATATCAATTTTTATTGGATTTACCTTATGTTTAATAGTCCAaggattaattaataaatatctGTATTTATGATCTTTGTATTTTAACTTTTCAGGATGTATATAAGAAATTTGCTTATGTTGATGATTTTGCAATGAGTAAACAGATGATTATTTCTgagaaattatttatttatttgattactAAGTTTGTGCTAAATAAGGTTTATTGAAACTTCAACAACCtggataagatttttttttttaaatcaatgaTTTTAGGAGTTCGATTGAAGATTGAAAGGGTAAAGTAGTAAGAGCTGAGCATTTACAAATTTTGATGTTTGGTGAAACAGAACCTACAGTTCAAGAACCTTCTCTCATCATGGTCCCGCACGACCATTAATTGAAGCTCAAACACAACTGAAGCACAAGAAGGTAAATTGAAACTAGACCCCCTATTATAACTCATCAATATTATTAGATCAAAGCTTATAGTAGCAATTGCAGCTATGCATCTTATGCTTATTTTGATTGCATAAGAATTAGAAACCAAGTGTGAAGAATTTATTGTTCATTCGTCAGAAATTATAATGTATGTAGTTTAGAAACAATAAGATTATAGCTTTGGCTTTTATACTATAAATACAGTTTGTAAATTGGCTATTAAAAGATTGGAGGCATTGGAGGATGCCATTGAAAGCATTGAAATTATCTTGACAACTTATTTAGGGAATTGGTAAAAAATAAAAACCAGAGTGTCTCTTTTAAACATTATGACTCAATAAAGCCTACTTACTCATTCTTATCTCGCTAAATCCTACAAAAacattcaaaatttaagagatatgGAATGATCAGCTTTTTTTAATCATGTGAATTTGTGGAcggtttgatatatatatatatatatatatatataaggcaaaTTCTGGGTGAGTCATTGAGCAATATGATTGTCAGGGACCTCAAAAACCTCGAGAGTAAATTAGAGAAAGGAATTAGCAAGATTTGTTCCAAAAAGGTATTTGAATTCTAGTTAGGATACATGACTTTTGAGATAATTTATTGCTAAATATCTAAAGAACTTAACATTAAAAAAGAGGAAAATTTCGTCTGTCTTACTGTCTACATTTAATTTAGGACAATACTTAGAGCAATACTTATTAAGGTTACGTAGAATTGATAAGATCTAAGGTATGAAGTGGCATATGAAATGAAATGACACATTATAGCTTTATGGATGCATGCttattttttcttcaatttttacaTGCCATTTTGTCTTGAATTGTTCATTGTTCTTCTGTGTTTTAATTCTTTATAATACTGTAATTCTTTGTGATAACTTACTACCCTCCAAAATTTTCTAGGAATCTGTGAAGAAAAAGCATCCACAGCTTCATTATGAATCAAATATATATGCTTCTTCAAGAAGGGAGTAAGTATATATACGTCTATTTCTTTTCAGAATTGTCTGTGCTAAAAGTCTTAGGTACTACCTAATAGAAAAATTTcacttgaaaaatggtttctGCTTTCTcaagtttgaaaattttaaatgatTGTTGTCCAGAATCTTCTAGTCTTAATGCAATCAAAactatgaattttgaaatcatgTATTTAtagtaaaatcaaataattaagacTCCAAGTTTCTCATAAAACAATCATGATGTTTTCTTTTGAGTAATCCAATTTGGTTCCTTATTGAAGTTGGGATTCTCCACCTAAAGTGGTTTGGAGTTGAAGGAGACTACAACATTATGGCTATTGACCTTTTTGGACCAAGCTTGGAAGATTTATTCAATTATTACAACAGGAAGTTTACACTGAAGACAGTGTTAATGCTTGCTGATCAATTAGTAAGTCTACATGTCAACTATTATAATCAAACAAGAATCACATGATGTTGTGTAGTGTAGTGCAGTGCCTTTGATTTTGACTGTTGTTGGATTCTTTATAATTATgaaaattcttttcttttcttttttgttgaatTTCTTGTTACTTTTTTGGTGATCATCTTCTATAAATCCATTTATGGAATTTTTCATCATGGGTTAGTTTGGCTTATAGTTCTATGACCTCATGTATGGACACAAAATTTTCCATTTTTCTATTGATTCATATTACTTTTCCGTAATCTGCAGAACTGATGAGGTAATCAACACTCAATTGATGGTTTCTCGGTAAATTCTCCAAAAATGGGTCAAGCATTTTTCTCCATATTTCAGCTGGAAACAAAGAGGTTGTTATGGCTTATTGGCATTACATTTGCAGtatgtaaattaaattattagttttattatagaattgtaatttttttaattataattatagcaTGTAAAGAATTTatgtaaatcaataaaaaaagtCAATTATTTTTATACTTTCGTACTTTCTCCCTTCAAAAGCGTGGCTATGTCTCCTATTGGCACGCTTTCGAAGTGTAGCTAACACTAACTCAATTGGCACATTTCTAAAAAAGCGTGGTGAAAAGATATCGCTATACTTTTTGCATATTTGGAGTGCTTTAAAAGCATAGCAAAACCtagtttttcttgtagtgcgagATACTTATCGATTTGTTACTAGTTTAAAAGGAATTTGCGATGACATTTTGCGATACTATTACAACTAATTGACTACAGATTATTTCCTAGCAAATTAGCGATTATTTCATAACTCTATTTTCTCATTTCGAATAGCTTTGGTTTAACGACAAAAttcctacaaatttgattaaggatTTTTAAAGATTAGCTATAGATTTGCTACAAAATGTGACAGATTTGCGATCATATTAGCGGACAACTTGCGACGAGTTAGGTTCGGAAAAATTCCTCTCGAATTAGCGTCAACTAATCATTTTATTTTGTCTATGAAGTTAGCTTGCATTTAGCGATGAGTCTGCTGCAGTAGATtttgtcgctaattagcgactactgtttagtctatttcttctatggaattagcttttactttagtgatAGATTTGCGACTATCTATTCGGTAGCAAAAAAACTTTCCGATAAATTAGCGACTGTTGTGTTTGCCTCACTGATTTGCGACTTGTAATCAGCGAGGAAAGCATTAGTAGCTAAGCGgtagctaatccgtcacaaatTATATTTTTCGTCGAATTAGCGATGATTTTACGACTCTTTTTGTGGTAGCTAATCGGCCATATTCTTGTAGTGTTCATGCTTTAAATACAAAAGGGCAGTTTGCTTCCAGGAATTTAGCTGTTAAGATTGATATGAATAAAGCCTATGACAGGGTTGAATGGTCGTTCCTAGAAGCAACTCTGAATGCTTTTGGGTTTAATCCGCACTGGGTCAGGTTGATTATGATGTGTGTCTCGCAGGTTTCTTATAAAATTAAGATCAATGGTGTTTTGTCGACGAGGTTTATGCCGCAGAGGGGACTAAGGCAGGGAGACCCCCTTTCGCCATACCTGTTTATCATAGCAGCTGAAGTTTTTACTATTCTCATGGACAAGGCCAAAGAAGAGGGTAGAATCTCTGGTGTCAAAATTGCTCCCACTGCTCCAGTCATTTCTCATCTCCTCTTTGCGGATGATTGCATTATCTTCTCGAAAGCTAGTGAGGAGGAAGTTTATCAGCTCATTACTATTTTAAATATGTATACAGAAGCCTCGGGGCAGCGAATAAATGTTGACAAGTCTGGTATCACGTTTGGCAACCAGGTTCCGAtcagaaatagagtagaaatagAAGAGATCTTAGGGTTGCCGGCTTGGGATCAACCAGGCAAGTACCTGGGTCTTCCAGCCCAGTGGGGCAGATCTAAGAATAAAGCTCTTAGATCAGAACCTTTCTATGGCGGGCCTCGCATAACATTTTGCCAGTGTTCCAAAATCTTTATAATAAGAAAATCTCTAACACTCCTACCTGTCCTATTTGTTTGCAAGAACCAGAGTCCACTGAGCATGCGCTTCTACTCTGCCCTTGGACAAGGGCTGCGTGGTTCGGAGCTCAAATCCAGTGCTGTCCTACGGCCTATACTGTATCATCTTTTGGGAAATGGATAATGGATCTTTTTAAAAGTATGAAGATTGGCACAGGAACTGATTATGAGCTGTGTAGCAGCAGAGTTGGTTTTTTGGTATGGGAGGTTTGGAAAGCACGAAATCAGGCAGTGCATCACAGGTCTAAACCTAGTCCTTTACTAGTAATTCAAAATGCTAAACAAATGGAAATTGATTTTGCAAATGTTGTAGAAGAACCAGCTATAAGTTCTAATCATGATAGAAGGACAGATAGAAGGGTCACCTGGAGACCGCCTCCGCCAGGATGGATTAAGTGTAATGTGGATGCAGCTTTTCGCGAAGTGTACTCTGGAGGAGCAACAGCGGCAGTATTCAGAGATCATGCTGGAAGCCTTCTCACAGCTTCAAATCATAGAATTGCAGCTTCCTCACCTCTAGCTGCGGAAGCATTTGCGGTTAGGGAAGCATTAATAATGGCTAAAAACTTTCAACTGGATAGAATTATTTTTGAATCTGACAGTTTGATACTCATACAAGCTTTAAAATCAAAAGCATCAATTGCAGAAATTCAAGTTATTTTGGATGACATTTTGGAATTAGTGCGAAGTATCACAAATTGTGGGTTTACCTGGGTGCCTAGAGAAGGGAATGGCTTAGCACATGAAGTAGCTAGGCTTACTGCTGACGGTTCTCTTCAACAGAATTGGCTCAGGTGCAAGCCACAAATCATCATCAACATTTTGGCAAAAGAGCACTATATGTCTCTGCAACTGGCAAACAGATCATGAGTATGATGacctttttgttcttttttggC harbors:
- the LOC107620121 gene encoding uncharacterized protein LOC107620121, whose product is MDLFKSMKIGTGTDYELCSSRVGFLVWEVWKARNQAVHHRSKPSPLLVIQNAKQMEIDFANVVEEPAISSNHDRRTDRRVTWRPPPPGWIKCNVDAAFREVYSGGATAAVFRDHAGSLLTASNHRIAASSPLAAEAFAVREALIMAKNFQLDRIIFESDSLILIQALKSKASIAEIQVILDDILELVRSITNCGFTWVPREGNGLAHEVARLTADGSLQQNWLRCKPQIIINILAKEHYMSLQLANRS